In the genome of Palaemon carinicauda isolate YSFRI2023 chromosome 15, ASM3689809v2, whole genome shotgun sequence, one region contains:
- the LOC137654011 gene encoding sodium/potassium/calcium exchanger 1-like: protein MSGGEIVLLDIVMGKTSGGEIVQGNREVGKMSGGEIVLLDIVMGKMSGGEIVLGDTEVWKMSSEEIVILDIEVGRMGYRGEGNVRWKIVPGDMEVGKMSHGKIVLRDIEVGEMSGREIILGDLEEGKMSSGLIVQSDIEVGKMSSGEIVLGDLEEGEMYGGEIVLGDIEVGTMSGGEIVLGDIEDLWDIDVGKISGGEIVLGDIEVRRITSGEIVLGDIEVGNMSGGEIVLGDIEVG, encoded by the exons atgtctggtggagaaattgtcCTATTGGATATAGTTATGGGGAAAACGTCCGGTGGAGAAATTGTCCAAGGGAATAGAGAGGTGGGAaaaatgtctggtggagaaattgtcCTATTGGATATAGTtatggggaaaatgtccggtggagaaattgtcctaggggatacAGAGGTATGGAAAATGTCCAGTGAAGAAATTGTCATATTGGATATAGAGGTGGGGAGAAT GGGATATAGAGGTGAGGGAAATGTCCGGTGGAAAATTGTCCCAGGGGAcatggaggtggggaaaatgtcTCATGGAAAAATTGTCCTAAGGGATATAGAAGTGGGAGAAATGTCCGGTAGAGAAATTATCCTAGGGGATTTAGAGGAGGGGAAAATGTCCAGTGGACTAATTGTCCAGTcggatatagaggtggggaaaatgtccagtggagaaattgtcctaggggattTAGAGGAGGGGGAAATGTACGGtggagaaattgtcctaggggatatagaggtggggacAATGTCCGGTGGAGAAATTGTCCTAGGCGATATAGAG GACCTATGGGATATAGATGTGGGGAAAATATCCGGTGGAGAAATCGTTCTAGGGGATATAGAGGTGAGGAGAATAACTAGTGGAGAAATTGTCCTCGGGGATATAGAGGTGGGTAATatgtctggtggagaaattgtcctaggggatatagaggtggggtaa
- the LOC137654012 gene encoding uncharacterized protein, with the protein MGKMSGGEIVLGNREVGKMYGGEIVLGDIDFGENVHWRNCPKGYRGDIEVRKMSGEEIVPGDIEVRKMSGEDIVVGDIEAGKMSGGEIVPEDIEVRKMSGEEIVVGDIEAGKISGGEIVPGDIEVRKMSGEEIVLGDSEVGKMSGGEIVPGDIEVRKMSGEETVVEDIEAGKMSGGEIVQGDIVMGENVQ; encoded by the exons atggggaaaatgtccggtggagaAATTGTCCTAGGGAATAGAGAAGTAGGGAAAATGTACGGtggagaaattgtcctaggggaCATAGATTTTGGGGAAAATGTCCATTGGAGAAATTGTCCAAAAGGATATAGAG GGGATATAGAGGTGAGGAAAATGTCCGGTGAAGAAATTGTCCCAGGGGATATAGAGGTGAGGAAAATGTCTGGTGAAGATATTGTCGTAGGGGACATAGAGgcggggaaaatgtccggtggagaAATTGTCCCAGAGGATATAGAGGTGAGGAAAATGTCCGGTGAAGAAATTGTCGTAGGGGATATAGAGGCGGGGAAAATATCCGGTGGAGAAATTGTCCCAGGTGATATAGAGGTGAGGAAAATGTCCGGTGaagaaattgtcctaggggatagcgaggtggggaaaatgtccggtggagaAATTGTCCCAGGGGATATAGAGGTGAGGAAAATGTCCGGTGAAGAAACTGTCGTAGAGGATATAGAGgcggggaaaatgtccggtggagaAATTGTCCAAGGAGATATAGTGATGGGAGAAAATGTCCAGTGA